In the genome of Chlamydia trachomatis A/HAR-13, one region contains:
- the mgtE gene encoding magnesium transporter — protein MDSKTSHLDDELCFKLEEAFDTLTAGEHSQDLTSIVSIYNPIDLAYAVSCLPSDSRSILYKNLDSIASKIAFIINTDSASRWAIFRNLSDGEICALIEQMPPDEAIWVLDDIPDRRYRRILDLIDVKKALKIRDLQKHGRNTAGRLMTNEFFAFLMETTVKEVATCIRNNPGIDLTRLVFVLDFKGELQGFVTDRSLIIASPEMPLKQIMRPIEHKVLADTTREEVVDLVERYKVAVLPVVDEENFLIGAITYEDVVETIEDIADETIARMAGTTEDVGYHDCHVVQRFLLRAPWLLITLCAGLVSASVMAYFQKIAPTLLAMVIFFIPLVNGLSGNVGVQCSTILVRSMATGTLSFGRRRETILKEMSIGLLTGVALGILCGLVVCCMGCLGLGLFATGGVQLGVTVSVGILGASLTATTLGVLSPFFFAKIGVDPALASGPIVTALNDIMSMVIFLLITGTLNVLFFK, from the coding sequence ATGGATTCTAAAACTAGTCATCTAGATGATGAACTATGTTTTAAACTAGAAGAAGCTTTTGATACCCTAACAGCAGGGGAACATTCGCAAGATTTAACATCAATAGTCAGTATATATAATCCTATTGACTTAGCGTATGCGGTATCATGTCTACCTTCGGATTCACGCTCTATTCTTTATAAGAATCTCGATAGTATAGCTTCCAAGATTGCTTTTATTATTAATACGGATTCCGCTTCGCGATGGGCTATTTTCCGCAATCTATCGGATGGAGAAATTTGCGCTCTTATAGAACAAATGCCTCCAGACGAAGCGATTTGGGTTCTCGATGATATTCCTGACCGAAGATATCGAAGAATTTTAGATTTAATCGACGTTAAGAAAGCCTTAAAGATTCGTGATTTACAAAAGCATGGAAGGAATACGGCTGGGCGACTCATGACCAATGAGTTTTTTGCCTTTTTAATGGAAACAACCGTTAAAGAAGTTGCCACTTGCATACGCAATAATCCTGGCATTGATTTGACCCGACTAGTTTTTGTCTTAGACTTTAAAGGGGAGTTGCAGGGTTTTGTAACAGATAGAAGTTTAATTATTGCTTCGCCAGAAATGCCCTTAAAGCAAATCATGCGTCCTATAGAACATAAGGTATTAGCTGATACAACTAGAGAAGAAGTTGTGGACCTTGTGGAGCGGTATAAAGTCGCTGTTTTACCTGTAGTGGACGAAGAAAACTTTTTGATAGGGGCTATCACATATGAAGATGTGGTTGAAACAATAGAAGATATCGCAGACGAAACAATTGCTAGAATGGCGGGGACGACAGAAGATGTTGGATATCACGACTGCCATGTTGTGCAACGATTCTTATTGCGGGCACCTTGGTTACTTATTACCTTATGTGCGGGACTTGTCAGCGCTTCGGTAATGGCATATTTTCAAAAAATTGCCCCTACTCTTTTAGCCATGGTCATTTTCTTCATTCCTTTAGTGAATGGTCTTTCGGGAAACGTGGGAGTGCAGTGCAGCACGATTCTTGTTCGTAGTATGGCAACAGGAACGCTTTCTTTTGGTAGAAGAAGAGAGACCATTCTTAAAGAAATGAGCATTGGATTGTTAACAGGGGTTGCTTTAGGGATTCTTTGTGGTCTAGTTGTCTGTTGTATGGGATGCTTGGGACTTGGGTTGTTTGCTACGGGAGGAGTCCAGTTAGGGGTTACCGTTTCTGTGGGGATACTCGGTGCTTCGTTAACTGCTACTACTCTAGGAGTTCTTTCTCCTTTCTTCTTTGCAAAAATCGGCGTTGATCCGGCTTTAGCTTCTGGTCCGATTGTTACAGCTCTTAACGATATCATGTCGATGGTCATCTTCCTATTGATCACCGGTACTCTAAATGTTTTATTTTTCAAATAG
- the tsaD gene encoding tRNA (adenosine(37)-N6)-threonylcarbamoyltransferase complex transferase subunit TsaD: MLTLGLESSCDETSCSLVQNGKILANKIASQDIHASYGGVIPELASRAHLQTFPELLTAATQSAGVSLEDIELISVANTPGLIGALSIGVNFAKGLASGLKRPLIGVNHVEAHLYAACMEAPATQFPALGLAISGAHTSLFLMPDATTFLLIGKTRDDAIGETFDKVARFLGLPYPGGQKLEELAREGDADAFAFSPARVSGYDFSFSGLKTAVLYALKGNNSSAKAPFPEVSETQKRNIAASFQKAVFMTIAQKLPDIVKTFSCESLIVGGGVANNSYFRRLLNQICSLPIYFPSSQLCSDNAAMIAGLGERLFCNRTHVSKEVIPCARYQWESACS; encoded by the coding sequence ATGTTGACACTAGGCTTAGAAAGTTCTTGCGATGAAACATCCTGTTCTCTTGTCCAGAACGGGAAAATCTTAGCAAATAAAATTGCTTCTCAAGACATTCATGCTTCTTATGGAGGAGTGATCCCTGAATTAGCTTCTCGCGCTCATCTACAAACATTCCCAGAACTGCTGACTGCAGCAACGCAAAGCGCGGGAGTCTCTTTGGAAGATATCGAATTAATTTCGGTAGCTAATACTCCTGGTCTTATTGGAGCCCTATCTATCGGTGTAAACTTTGCAAAAGGGTTGGCAAGTGGGCTGAAAAGACCTCTCATAGGAGTGAACCATGTAGAAGCGCATTTATATGCCGCTTGCATGGAAGCTCCCGCCACTCAATTCCCTGCTCTAGGGCTTGCTATTTCTGGTGCCCATACATCTCTATTTCTCATGCCTGATGCCACAACTTTCCTTTTAATAGGAAAGACTCGAGATGATGCTATTGGCGAGACTTTTGATAAAGTAGCTCGTTTTCTCGGCTTGCCTTACCCAGGAGGACAAAAATTAGAAGAATTAGCTCGAGAAGGTGATGCAGATGCATTTGCCTTTTCTCCAGCTCGAGTTTCTGGTTATGATTTCTCTTTCAGTGGACTAAAAACAGCCGTCTTATATGCTTTAAAAGGCAACAACAGCTCAGCAAAAGCACCTTTTCCTGAAGTCTCTGAAACACAGAAACGAAACATTGCAGCATCGTTTCAAAAAGCTGTTTTTATGACTATTGCTCAAAAACTTCCTGATATTGTAAAAACGTTTTCTTGCGAGTCTTTGATTGTTGGTGGGGGCGTAGCAAACAACAGTTACTTTCGTCGCTTGCTAAATCAAATATGCTCTCTTCCGATATACTTCCCTTCTTCGCAGTTATGTTCAGACAACGCTGCAATGATAGCTGGGTTAGGAGAGAGACTGTTTTGCAATCGCACACATGTTTCTAAGGAGGTCATTCCATGCGCAAGATATCAGTGGGAATCTGCTTGCTCCTAG